A genomic stretch from Pseudomonas sp. MUP55 includes:
- a CDS encoding MFS transporter — translation MPSQNSVLAARPGTPHAGIGDKIRGALAVGKTRWGMLALVFFATTLNYIDRAALGVMQPILAKEMSWTAMDYANINFWFQVGYAIGFVLQGRLIDRVGVKRVFFCAVLLWSLATGAHGLATSAVGFMVCRFILGLTEAANYPACVKTTRLWFPAGERAVATGIFNAGTNVGAMMTPMLLPLILHVWGWQAAFLCMSALGAIWLVFWGLKYYNPEDHPTVKQSELDYVQREVEPEQPRVPFSRILRMRGTWAFALAYSLTAPVFWFYLYWLPPFLNQQYNLGINVTQMGIPLIIIYLTADFGSVGGGILSSFLIGRGMNSIKARLLSMLLFACCIVGVIMAAGSSQLWVAVFAISLAIGAHQAWTANIWSLVMDYTPKHMMSTVFGFGGMCAAIGGMFMTQIVGHILTVTNNNYTLLFTLIPAMYFIALVWMYFMAPRKIPTVDA, via the coding sequence ATGCCTTCGCAAAATTCCGTCCTGGCCGCGCGCCCGGGCACACCGCACGCCGGCATCGGCGACAAGATCCGCGGCGCCCTGGCCGTGGGTAAAACCCGCTGGGGCATGCTGGCCCTGGTGTTCTTCGCCACCACCCTCAACTACATCGACCGCGCCGCCCTGGGCGTGATGCAACCGATTCTGGCCAAGGAAATGAGCTGGACGGCGATGGACTACGCCAACATCAACTTCTGGTTCCAGGTCGGCTACGCCATCGGCTTCGTGCTGCAGGGCCGCCTGATCGACCGCGTGGGCGTCAAGCGTGTGTTTTTCTGCGCGGTGCTGCTGTGGAGCCTGGCCACCGGCGCCCACGGCCTGGCCACCTCGGCGGTCGGGTTCATGGTTTGCCGGTTTATCCTCGGGCTGACCGAAGCCGCCAACTACCCGGCCTGCGTGAAGACCACACGCCTGTGGTTCCCGGCCGGCGAGCGCGCCGTGGCGACGGGCATCTTCAACGCCGGCACCAACGTCGGCGCGATGATGACGCCCATGCTGCTGCCCTTGATCCTGCACGTGTGGGGCTGGCAGGCGGCGTTCCTGTGCATGTCGGCGCTCGGTGCTATCTGGCTGGTGTTCTGGGGTTTGAAGTACTACAACCCGGAAGACCACCCCACCGTTAAACAATCCGAATTGGACTACGTGCAACGGGAAGTCGAGCCGGAACAGCCTCGCGTGCCGTTCAGCCGCATCCTGCGCATGCGCGGCACCTGGGCCTTTGCGCTGGCCTACTCGCTGACCGCTCCGGTGTTCTGGTTCTACCTGTACTGGCTGCCGCCGTTCCTGAACCAGCAATACAACCTGGGCATCAACGTGACGCAGATGGGCATTCCGCTGATCATCATCTACCTCACCGCCGACTTCGGCAGTGTGGGCGGCGGTATTCTGTCCTCGTTCCTGATCGGGCGCGGGATGAACTCGATCAAGGCGCGGCTGCTGTCGATGCTGCTGTTCGCCTGCTGCATCGTCGGCGTGATCATGGCGGCCGGTTCCAGCCAGTTGTGGGTCGCGGTATTCGCCATCTCCCTGGCCATCGGCGCGCACCAGGCCTGGACCGCCAACATCTGGAGCCTGGTCATGGACTACACGCCCAAGCACATGATGAGCACGGTGTTCGGTTTCGGCGGCATGTGCGCGGCCATCGGCGGCATGTTCATGACCCAGATCGTCGGCCACATCCTGACCGTGACCAACAACAACTACACGCTGTTGTTCACCCTGATTCCGGCGATGTATTTCATCGCGCTGGTGTGGATGTACTTCATGGCGCCCCGCAAGATTCCTACGGTAGACGCGTAA
- a CDS encoding TetR/AcrR family transcriptional regulator, protein MTPTPDLSAVSDAPRKSRKNNPEKTRENILQEAIVEFVQQGLSGARVDAIAERIHTSKRMIYYYFGSKEQLYVEVLEKLYGDIRNTETRMNLTALEPREAIRRLVEFTFDHHDQNVDFVRIVSIENIHNAEYVKRTSTIKDMNSKILEGLGETLRRGAEMGLFREGLEPLDVHLLINSFSFYRVSNRHTFSEIFQIELSDEAIKQRHREMICESVLRYLQA, encoded by the coding sequence ATGACCCCGACCCCCGATCTCTCTGCCGTGTCAGACGCACCGCGCAAGAGTCGCAAGAACAATCCGGAAAAGACCCGCGAGAATATCCTCCAGGAAGCCATTGTCGAGTTTGTTCAGCAAGGCCTGTCCGGGGCCCGCGTGGACGCCATCGCCGAGCGCATCCACACCTCCAAGCGCATGATCTATTACTACTTCGGCAGCAAAGAGCAGCTCTACGTCGAGGTGCTGGAGAAGCTCTACGGCGACATTCGCAACACCGAAACCCGCATGAACCTCACGGCCTTGGAACCGCGCGAAGCGATCCGCCGGCTGGTGGAGTTCACCTTCGATCATCATGACCAGAATGTGGATTTCGTGCGCATTGTCAGCATCGAAAATATCCACAATGCCGAGTACGTCAAACGCACCAGCACGATCAAGGACATGAACAGCAAAATTCTTGAGGGGCTCGGTGAGACGCTGCGTCGCGGCGCCGAAATGGGGCTGTTTCGCGAAGGGTTGGAGCCGCTGGATGTGCACCTGCTGATCAACTCGTTCAGCTTTTACCGTGTATCCAACCGGCATACCTTCAGCGAGATTTTTCAGATCGAATTGTCGGATGAGGCGATCAAGCAGCGGCACCGCGAGATGATTTGCGAGTCGGTGCTGCGTTACCTGCAAGCCTGA
- a CDS encoding lipoprotein has protein sequence MKKILFALSALALLAACDKTPKEAPKPAPASVQATLVPQTPPTDNWVGKWIGVEGLNLSIAKDDSIGRGHYLLTMQYGLDADASGTFKGQATDDGIAFTRPDGPQVLRAGDGAATGLKWLADKKDCLIVAAGEGYCR, from the coding sequence ATGAAAAAAATCCTGTTTGCCCTGTCTGCCCTTGCCCTGCTCGCGGCCTGCGACAAAACCCCGAAAGAAGCGCCCAAGCCGGCCCCCGCGTCCGTGCAGGCGACCCTGGTGCCGCAAACCCCGCCGACCGATAACTGGGTAGGCAAGTGGATTGGCGTCGAAGGCCTGAACCTGAGCATCGCCAAGGACGACAGCATCGGCCGCGGCCACTACCTGCTTACCATGCAGTACGGCCTTGATGCCGACGCTTCCGGCACGTTCAAGGGCCAGGCCACCGATGACGGCATCGCCTTCACCCGCCCGGACGGCCCGCAAGTGCTGCGCGCCGGGGATGGTGCAGCCACTGGCTTGAAATGGCTGGCAGATAAGAAAGACTGCCTGATTGTTGCCGCCGGCGAAGGCTATTGCCGCTAA
- a CDS encoding transposase, with protein sequence MFSYPAGIDVSKDSLEARVNQVDVGVNCANAEEDFPGLIGWLLLHQVGRVVLEATGGYERKVMKALQAAGLDVICINPHRAKSFSRAMGKQAKTDPIDAKSLAHYAAVLDSPSARVTSPEHDKLRALVQQREHFVQQRDDDRRRLKTASCDAVKPALQNHIDYLTVALEAIDQLIRQSANELDSEKVARLCSVKGIGLVTATSLMAYLPELGEIGGRPIAALAGLAPYNNDSGRHKGARHISGGRFSARRSLYMACWVVIRDQPEFGTRYKALRDKGKCAKVALIACMRVLLVRLNAMLRDRTEWKERTD encoded by the coding sequence ATGTTTTCCTATCCAGCAGGTATTGATGTTTCCAAGGACAGCCTTGAGGCTCGAGTTAATCAGGTTGACGTTGGGGTAAATTGCGCTAACGCCGAAGAAGATTTCCCTGGGTTGATTGGGTGGCTATTGCTTCACCAGGTTGGTCGCGTGGTATTGGAGGCTACTGGCGGTTATGAGCGCAAAGTCATGAAGGCGCTTCAGGCTGCGGGCCTTGATGTCATCTGCATCAATCCGCACCGAGCCAAGAGTTTTTCCAGGGCGATGGGCAAACAAGCCAAAACCGACCCGATAGACGCAAAGTCTCTTGCGCACTATGCAGCTGTTCTAGACTCGCCAAGCGCCCGAGTTACAAGCCCGGAGCACGATAAGCTGCGCGCGTTGGTCCAGCAGCGGGAGCATTTTGTTCAGCAAAGAGATGACGACAGACGACGCCTGAAAACAGCTTCCTGCGATGCGGTAAAGCCTGCATTACAGAACCATATCGACTATTTGACCGTGGCATTGGAGGCGATAGATCAACTGATTCGTCAAAGTGCGAACGAGTTAGATAGCGAAAAGGTGGCTCGACTGTGTTCAGTCAAAGGAATCGGGCTGGTTACTGCCACCAGTCTTATGGCTTACCTGCCTGAGCTGGGAGAGATTGGAGGGCGCCCTATCGCGGCACTAGCGGGCCTCGCTCCGTACAACAACGACAGCGGAAGGCATAAAGGTGCACGCCATATTAGTGGCGGAAGGTTTTCAGCCCGTCGCTCACTTTACATGGCCTGTTGGGTGGTTATCCGTGACCAGCCAGAATTCGGGACTCGATATAAGGCGCTACGTGATAAAGGGAAATGCGCCAAAGTCGCGTTGATCGCCTGTATGCGCGTTTTGTTGGTACGTCTGAACGCGATGCTGCGTGACCGCACTGAATGGAAAGAGCGCACCGATTAG
- the trmA gene encoding tRNA (uridine(54)-C5)-methyltransferase TrmA produces the protein MTFDAARYTAQLQDKVTRLRDLLAPFDAPEPQVFDSPLQHFRLRAEFRLWREGGDRHYAMFAQDDKRTPILIEEFPIASQRINQLMPQLKAAWQASAALSHKLFQVEFLTTLAGDAMITLCYHRPLDEHWHTAANQLATELNVSIIGRSKGKRDVIGHDYVVEKLDVGGRTFSYRQPEGAFTQPNGTVNQKMLNWAYDALGDRPDDLLELYCGNGNFTLPLATRVRNVLATEISKTSVNAALSNLDENAVGNVTLVRLSAEELTEALNEVRPFRRLQGIDLKSYEFGSVFVDPPRAGMDPDTCELTRRFDNILYISCNPETLAANIAQLHDTHRITQCAMFDQFPWTHHMESGVLLTRR, from the coding sequence ATGACTTTCGACGCCGCACGCTACACCGCTCAACTGCAAGACAAGGTCACGCGCCTGCGTGACCTGCTGGCACCCTTCGATGCGCCCGAGCCGCAGGTCTTTGACTCGCCGCTGCAGCACTTTCGCCTGCGCGCCGAGTTCCGCCTGTGGCGCGAAGGCGGGGATCGCCACTACGCGATGTTCGCCCAGGACGACAAGCGCACGCCGATCCTGATCGAAGAGTTCCCCATCGCCAGCCAGCGCATCAACCAGTTGATGCCCCAGCTCAAGGCCGCCTGGCAAGCCAGCGCAGCCCTGAGCCACAAACTGTTTCAGGTGGAGTTCCTCACCACGCTGGCCGGTGATGCGATGATCACCCTGTGCTATCACCGCCCGCTGGATGAGCACTGGCACACCGCCGCCAACCAGCTGGCGACCGAGCTGAACGTGAGCATCATCGGCCGCTCCAAGGGCAAGCGCGATGTGATCGGTCACGACTACGTGGTGGAAAAACTCGACGTGGGCGGCCGCACCTTCAGCTACCGCCAACCCGAAGGCGCTTTCACCCAGCCCAACGGCACGGTGAACCAGAAGATGCTCAACTGGGCGTACGACGCCCTGGGTGATCGCCCGGATGACCTGCTGGAGCTGTACTGCGGCAACGGCAACTTCACCCTGCCGCTGGCAACCCGCGTGCGTAACGTGCTGGCCACCGAAATCAGCAAGACGTCGGTCAATGCTGCCTTGAGCAACCTCGATGAAAATGCCGTGGGCAACGTCACCCTGGTGCGTCTGTCTGCCGAAGAACTCACCGAGGCGCTCAATGAAGTGCGCCCGTTCCGCCGCCTGCAGGGCATCGACCTGAAAAGCTACGAATTCGGCAGCGTATTCGTCGACCCGCCCCGTGCCGGCATGGACCCGGACACCTGCGAACTCACCCGGCGTTTCGACAACATCCTGTACATCTCCTGCAACCCGGAAACACTGGCGGCGAACATTGCGCAGTTGCACGACACGCACCGCATTACCCAGTGCGCAATGTTTGACCAGTTTCCGTGGACCCACCATATGGAATCGGGTGTGTTGCTGACCCGCCGATAA
- a CDS encoding NCS2 family permease, giving the protein MLEKLFQLKAHNTNVRTEILAGITTFLAMAYILFVNPSILGETGMDKGAVFVATCLAAAIGSTVMGLIANYPIALAPGMGLNAFFTYTVVLHMGHTWQVALGAVFISAVLFFLLSIFRIREWIINSIPLPLRSAIAAGIGLFLALIALHNAGIVVSNPATMVGLGDLKQPAPILATLGFALIVALEALAVRGAVLIGILAVTIVSIVMGFTPFGGVTSMPPSLAPTFLQLDIKGALDIGLVSVIFAFLFVDLFDNSGTLIGVAKRAGLMGKDGHMPKMGRALIADSTAAMAGSLLGTSTTTSYIESAAGVSAGGRTGLTAIVVAILFLLALFFSPLAASVPAFATAPALLFVAVLMTSGLAEIDWDDITVAAPVVITALAMPFTYSIANGIAFGFIAWTAIKLLSGRYRELNPALVILSILFVIKLGWFNA; this is encoded by the coding sequence ATGCTGGAAAAGCTGTTTCAACTCAAAGCCCACAACACCAACGTGCGCACCGAGATTCTCGCGGGTATCACGACGTTCCTGGCCATGGCCTACATCCTGTTCGTGAACCCGAGCATCCTCGGCGAAACCGGCATGGACAAAGGCGCGGTGTTCGTCGCGACCTGCCTGGCGGCGGCCATCGGTTCGACCGTGATGGGCCTGATCGCCAACTACCCGATCGCCCTGGCGCCGGGCATGGGCCTCAATGCCTTCTTCACCTACACCGTGGTCCTGCACATGGGCCATACCTGGCAGGTGGCATTGGGCGCGGTGTTCATTTCGGCGGTGCTGTTCTTCCTGCTGTCGATCTTTCGTATCCGTGAGTGGATCATCAACAGCATCCCCCTGCCCCTGCGTTCGGCCATTGCCGCCGGTATCGGCCTGTTCCTGGCACTGATCGCCCTGCACAACGCCGGTATCGTGGTGAGCAACCCGGCCACCATGGTCGGCCTGGGTGACCTGAAACAACCCGCGCCAATCCTGGCTACCCTCGGTTTCGCGCTGATCGTGGCGCTGGAAGCCCTGGCCGTGCGCGGTGCCGTGCTGATCGGCATCCTGGCGGTTACCATCGTGTCCATCGTCATGGGCTTCACCCCGTTTGGCGGCGTGACCTCGATGCCGCCGTCCCTGGCCCCGACCTTCCTGCAACTGGACATCAAGGGCGCGCTGGACATCGGCCTGGTCAGCGTGATCTTCGCGTTCCTGTTCGTCGACCTGTTCGACAACTCCGGCACCCTGATCGGCGTGGCCAAGCGCGCCGGGCTGATGGGCAAGGACGGCCATATGCCGAAAATGGGCCGTGCGCTGATCGCCGACAGTACGGCGGCCATGGCCGGTTCCCTGCTGGGCACCTCGACCACCACCAGCTACATCGAATCCGCAGCCGGCGTGAGCGCCGGGGGCCGTACCGGCTTGACCGCCATCGTGGTCGCGATCCTGTTTCTGCTGGCGCTGTTCTTCTCGCCACTGGCGGCCAGCGTGCCGGCCTTCGCCACCGCGCCGGCGCTGCTGTTCGTGGCCGTGCTGATGACATCGGGCCTGGCTGAAATCGACTGGGACGACATTACTGTGGCAGCGCCGGTGGTGATCACCGCCCTGGCGATGCCCTTCACTTACTCCATCGCCAACGGCATCGCCTTCGGTTTCATCGCCTGGACCGCCATCAAGCTGCTTTCGGGCCGCTACCGTGAGCTGAACCCGGCACTGGTGATTCTGTCGATTCTGTTCGTGATCAAGCTGGGCTGGTTCAACGCATGA
- a CDS encoding neutral zinc metallopeptidase yields the protein MLWKKGRRSDNVVDARDDSGGGGGGMRFGGGKGLSLTAIVLIVGIGWLTGQDPMQILGQLTGQMEQAPSVSTQSRQAPAANDEQADFVRAVLGDTEDTWGQVFQENGLAYKNPKLILFRGRVNSACGGATSASGPFYCPADQQVYLDLDFFREMSQRFQAAGDFAQAYVIAHEVGHHVQTLLGISSKIQDARQQGRQMQGDGGLLVRQELQADCFAGVWANRAQKRLNWLEPGDIEEALNAANAIGDDRLQQQGQGRVVPDSFTHGTSAQRVRWFKTGFAQGQISQCDTFAAKSL from the coding sequence ATGCTATGGAAAAAAGGCCGACGCAGCGACAACGTGGTGGATGCCCGCGATGACAGCGGCGGCGGTGGTGGCGGTATGCGCTTCGGCGGTGGCAAGGGCCTGAGCCTGACCGCCATTGTGCTGATCGTCGGCATCGGCTGGCTTACCGGCCAGGACCCGATGCAGATCCTCGGCCAATTGACCGGCCAGATGGAGCAGGCACCGTCCGTCAGTACGCAATCGCGTCAGGCGCCTGCGGCCAACGACGAGCAGGCCGACTTCGTGCGCGCGGTGCTGGGCGATACCGAAGACACCTGGGGCCAGGTGTTCCAGGAGAACGGCCTGGCCTACAAAAACCCGAAACTGATCCTGTTCCGTGGCCGGGTGAACTCCGCCTGCGGTGGCGCCACCTCGGCCAGCGGCCCGTTCTATTGCCCGGCGGACCAGCAGGTGTATCTGGACCTGGATTTCTTCCGGGAAATGTCACAACGCTTCCAGGCCGCTGGCGACTTCGCCCAGGCGTATGTGATCGCCCACGAAGTCGGGCACCACGTACAAACCTTGCTCGGCATCTCGTCCAAGATCCAGGACGCCCGCCAGCAGGGTCGCCAGATGCAAGGCGACGGCGGCCTGCTGGTGCGCCAGGAACTGCAAGCCGACTGCTTTGCCGGCGTCTGGGCCAACCGCGCGCAGAAACGCCTGAACTGGCTGGAGCCCGGCGATATCGAAGAAGCATTGAACGCCGCCAACGCCATTGGCGATGACCGCCTGCAGCAACAGGGCCAAGGGCGCGTCGTGCCGGACTCGTTTACCCACGGCACCTCGGCCCAGCGCGTGCGCTGGTTCAAGACCGGCTTCGCCCAGGGTCAGATCTCCCAGTGCGATACCTTTGCAGCCAAGAGCCTCTAA
- the quiC gene encoding 3-dehydroshikimate dehydratase QuiC, with the protein MQRSIATVSLSGTLPEKLEAIAAAGFDGVEIFENDLLYYDGSPREVRQMCADLGIAITLFQPFRDFEGCRRDRLARNLERAERKFDLMQELGTDLVLVCSNASADCVGDERILLDDLSLLAEHAGRRGLRIGYEALAWGKHVNTWQQVWNLVRQVDHPSLGVLLDSFHTLSLKGDPSGIAEIPGDKIFFVQMADAPILAMDVLEWSRHFRCFPGQGEFDLAGFLAPIIKSGYTGPLSLEIFNDGFRAAPTRANAADGLRSLLYLEEKTRQRLAAQQPATPVDILFETPAASEYDGIEFLEFAVDESLGAKLTHWLERLGFAKAGQHRSKNVSLLRQGDINLILNCEPYSFAHNFFEAHGPSLCAMAMRVKDSSKALERAVAYKGQPYRGLVGPNELELAAVRAPDGSLIYLVDPSEGGLYDTDFNLQPAAAASGGLLRIDHMAMALPADSLDSWVLFYKSLLDFEADDEVVLPDPYGLVKSRALRSRCSSIRLPLNISENRNTAISHALSSYRGSGVHHIAFDCADIFAEVRRAKDAGVPLLDIPLNYYDDLAARFDFDDEFLSELAYYNVLYDRDAQGGELFHVYTEAFEGRFFFEIIQRKNGYAGYGAANVAVRLAAMAKSRSGAVRQARL; encoded by the coding sequence ATGCAACGTTCCATCGCTACCGTGTCGTTGAGCGGCACCCTGCCGGAAAAGCTCGAAGCCATTGCCGCCGCCGGGTTTGATGGGGTTGAGATCTTTGAAAACGACCTGCTGTATTACGACGGCAGCCCGCGTGAAGTCCGGCAGATGTGCGCTGACCTGGGCATCGCCATCACCCTGTTTCAACCGTTTCGAGACTTTGAAGGCTGCCGCCGTGATCGCCTGGCGCGCAACCTCGAACGCGCCGAGCGCAAGTTCGACCTGATGCAGGAGCTGGGCACCGACCTGGTGCTGGTGTGCAGCAATGCCTCGGCCGATTGCGTGGGTGATGAGCGCATCCTGCTGGACGACCTCAGCCTGCTGGCCGAGCACGCGGGCCGCCGTGGCTTGAGAATCGGCTATGAAGCGCTGGCCTGGGGCAAGCACGTGAACACCTGGCAGCAGGTGTGGAACCTGGTGCGTCAGGTGGATCATCCAAGCCTGGGCGTGCTGCTCGACAGTTTCCACACCTTGTCGCTCAAGGGCGACCCGAGCGGCATCGCCGAGATCCCCGGCGACAAGATCTTCTTTGTGCAAATGGCCGACGCGCCGATCCTGGCCATGGACGTGCTGGAGTGGAGCCGGCATTTCCGCTGCTTCCCAGGCCAGGGCGAATTCGACCTGGCGGGGTTTCTCGCGCCGATCATCAAGAGTGGCTACACCGGGCCCTTGTCCCTGGAAATTTTCAACGACGGCTTTCGCGCCGCGCCGACGCGGGCCAATGCGGCCGATGGTTTGCGCTCGCTGTTGTACCTGGAGGAGAAAACCCGCCAGCGCCTGGCCGCGCAGCAACCGGCCACGCCCGTGGACATCCTGTTCGAGACCCCGGCGGCCAGCGAATACGATGGCATTGAATTCCTCGAATTCGCGGTGGATGAAAGCCTCGGCGCCAAGCTGACCCATTGGCTGGAGCGCCTGGGTTTTGCCAAGGCCGGCCAGCATCGTTCCAAGAACGTGAGCTTGTTGCGCCAGGGCGATATCAACCTGATCCTCAATTGCGAACCCTATTCCTTCGCACACAACTTTTTCGAGGCCCATGGGCCGTCGTTGTGCGCCATGGCGATGCGGGTCAAGGACAGCAGCAAGGCATTGGAACGAGCGGTGGCCTACAAGGGCCAGCCCTATCGTGGCCTGGTGGGGCCCAACGAGCTGGAGTTGGCTGCAGTGCGTGCACCCGATGGCAGCCTGATTTACCTGGTGGACCCCAGCGAAGGCGGGCTCTACGACACCGATTTCAACCTGCAACCCGCGGCCGCCGCCAGCGGCGGTTTGCTGCGCATCGACCATATGGCCATGGCCCTGCCGGCCGACAGCCTCGACAGCTGGGTGCTGTTCTACAAAAGCCTGCTGGATTTCGAAGCCGATGACGAAGTGGTGCTGCCCGACCCTTACGGTTTGGTGAAAAGCCGCGCACTGCGCAGCCGCTGCAGCTCGATCCGCCTGCCGCTGAATATTTCCGAGAACCGCAACACGGCGATTTCCCACGCGCTTTCAAGCTATCGCGGCTCGGGCGTGCACCACATTGCCTTCGACTGCGCGGACATTTTCGCCGAGGTGCGCCGCGCCAAGGACGCCGGGGTGCCGCTGTTGGACATCCCGCTCAATTACTACGACGACCTGGCCGCGCGTTTTGATTTCGACGACGAATTCCTCAGCGAACTGGCGTACTACAACGTGCTGTACGACCGCGACGCCCAGGGCGGTGAGCTGTTTCATGTCTACACCGAAGCCTTCGAGGGTCGGTTTTTCTTTGAAATCATCCAGCGCAAGAACGGCTATGCCGGTTATGGCGCGGCCAACGTGGCGGTGCGTTTGGCGGCGATGGCCAAGTCGCGTAGCGGCGCAGTGCGCCAGGCACGTCTATAA
- the aroQ gene encoding type II 3-dehydroquinate dehydratase: MPPIVLVLNGPNLNLLGTREPATYGHETLADIAALCGRSAETFGLTIEFRQTNHEGELLDWIHAARGRCAGIVINPAAWTHTSVAIRDALVASEVPVIEVHLSNVHAREAFRHHSFVSPVAKAVLAGFGSHGYHLALEHFSHSLRGCA; the protein is encoded by the coding sequence ATGCCACCCATTGTGCTGGTGCTCAACGGCCCCAATCTCAACCTGCTCGGTACCCGCGAGCCCGCCACTTATGGCCATGAAACCCTGGCCGACATCGCGGCCCTGTGTGGTCGCAGCGCGGAAACATTCGGGCTGACCATCGAATTTCGCCAGACCAACCATGAAGGCGAACTGCTCGACTGGATCCACGCCGCCCGTGGCCGTTGCGCCGGGATCGTGATCAACCCGGCGGCCTGGACCCACACATCGGTGGCGATACGCGATGCGCTGGTGGCCAGCGAAGTGCCGGTGATCGAAGTGCACTTATCCAACGTGCATGCCCGTGAGGCGTTTCGTCATCACTCGTTTGTGTCGCCCGTCGCCAAGGCGGTGTTGGCCGGGTTTGGCAGCCATGGCTATCACTTGGCCCTGGAACACTTCAGCCACTCGTTGAGAGGGTGCGCCTGA
- a CDS encoding DMT family transporter, with product MTVSTPLSGVNHPFKGILLIVLATFLFSSHDALSKYLAGFYPIVMVVWARYMVHTLLMAGIFLPQSGLRVLRSKRPGMQVVRALCLLGTSLFFTTALHYIPLAEATAVNFLAPILVTALSVPLLGEHVTRGQWLAVICGFVGVVIIIHPGGELFTPAVLLPLCSALFFCFYQLLTRILSQYDSPTTSNFFAGLCNTLVMSAMVPFFWQVPTLWHGVMMLALGTCGMTAHLMLTQAFRFAAPALLAPFGYCQIVFAGLLGWLVFSHTPDMTTVVGIGVICMSGLAAAWQQRRR from the coding sequence ATGACTGTCAGTACCCCGCTTTCCGGCGTCAACCATCCGTTCAAAGGCATCCTGCTGATTGTGCTGGCGACGTTCCTGTTCTCCAGTCACGACGCGTTGTCCAAATACCTGGCCGGGTTCTACCCGATCGTGATGGTGGTGTGGGCGCGGTACATGGTGCACACCTTGCTGATGGCCGGGATCTTCCTGCCGCAGTCGGGGCTGCGCGTGCTGCGCAGCAAGCGACCGGGCATGCAGGTGGTGCGGGCGTTGTGCCTGTTGGGCACCAGCCTGTTCTTCACCACGGCGTTGCATTACATCCCCCTGGCGGAGGCCACGGCGGTGAACTTCCTCGCGCCGATCCTGGTGACGGCACTGTCGGTGCCCTTGCTCGGCGAGCACGTCACGCGTGGCCAGTGGCTGGCGGTGATCTGCGGGTTTGTCGGCGTGGTGATCATCATCCATCCGGGCGGTGAGCTGTTCACGCCAGCAGTGCTGCTGCCGCTGTGCTCGGCGCTGTTCTTCTGCTTCTACCAACTGCTCACACGCATCCTCAGCCAATACGACAGCCCCACCACCAGCAACTTCTTTGCCGGCCTGTGCAACACCCTGGTGATGAGTGCGATGGTGCCGTTCTTCTGGCAGGTGCCAACCCTGTGGCATGGCGTGATGATGCTGGCGCTGGGCACCTGCGGGATGACCGCGCACTTGATGCTTACCCAGGCATTCCGCTTTGCGGCGCCGGCCTTGCTGGCGCCGTTCGGCTATTGCCAGATCGTGTTTGCGGGGTTGTTGGGTTGGCTGGTGTTCAGCCATACCCCCGACATGACCACGGTGGTGGGTATCGGGGTAATCTGCATGAGCGGGTTGGCCGCTGCCTGGCAGCAGCGGCGGCGTTGA
- a CDS encoding shikimate dehydrogenase, with protein MMKPRVLAGLIGAGIQASRTPALHEQEGDAQGLRYLYRLIDLEALRLDIHALPDLLRCAEQMHFTGLNITYPCKQAILPLLDELSDEAKGIGAVNTVVFKDGKRIGHNTDCLGFAEGFRRNLNDVPRQRVVQMGAGGAGAAVAHALLAEGVEHLSIFDVDTHRARELVDNLAQRFGAGRAQVGSDLANAMAETDGLVNTTPMGMAKLPGTPVPAALLHAGLWVAEIVYFPLETELLRDARALGCRTLDGGNMAVFQAVKAFELFSGEAADAGRMLAHFQRMEI; from the coding sequence CTGATGAAACCCCGCGTTCTCGCCGGCCTGATCGGCGCCGGCATCCAGGCTTCTCGCACGCCCGCCCTGCATGAGCAGGAAGGCGACGCCCAGGGCCTGCGTTATCTCTACCGCCTGATCGACCTGGAAGCGCTGCGCCTGGACATCCACGCCCTGCCCGACCTGCTGCGTTGCGCCGAACAGATGCACTTCACGGGTTTGAACATCACTTACCCGTGTAAACAGGCGATTCTGCCGTTGCTGGATGAATTGTCCGACGAGGCGAAGGGCATTGGCGCGGTCAACACCGTGGTGTTCAAGGACGGCAAGCGCATCGGCCATAACACCGACTGCCTGGGGTTTGCCGAAGGATTCCGGCGCAACTTGAATGATGTGCCACGCCAGCGCGTGGTGCAGATGGGCGCCGGCGGTGCGGGCGCGGCGGTGGCGCATGCGCTGCTGGCCGAAGGTGTGGAGCACTTGAGTATTTTCGACGTGGACACCCACCGTGCCCGCGAGCTTGTGGATAACCTCGCCCAGCGTTTTGGTGCCGGTCGTGCCCAGGTCGGCAGCGACTTGGCCAACGCCATGGCCGAGACCGATGGCCTGGTCAATACCACCCCGATGGGCATGGCCAAGCTACCCGGCACACCGGTGCCCGCCGCGCTACTACATGCAGGGCTGTGGGTGGCGGAAATCGTGTACTTCCCGCTGGAAACCGAACTGCTGCGCGACGCCCGCGCCCTGGGTTGCCGTACCTTGGATGGCGGCAATATGGCGGTGTTTCAGGCGGTGAAGGCGTTTGAGCTGTTCAGCGGGGAAGCGGCAGATGCCGGCAGGATGCTTGCGCATTTCCAGCGTATGGAGATCTGA